One Antiquaquibacter oligotrophicus genomic region harbors:
- a CDS encoding polysaccharide pyruvyl transferase family protein codes for MNTGSGQTVAIGDIGVVDGMMHIGDEAMFEEFLDQARARGAGDVVAISANPSETAERYGIRSVPRLGLSGSRDEMLARAQRILGGDLGTDDPARATVDAISTARRVVVTGAGNLASTWPVHIIERWAIAILAERAGVPFIVTGQTLGPELTAADAALLSELLDTAALVGVREAASFRLADTLGVPEELLAHNPDDASFLALDRPTADTDAAPHCLVSLSTHVGSASRADVQSAVAALLDSIANSGLEIVFLAHFGPIAGEQRRGDVVMHDAVRERMTAPSRVEPTGSSTEAAWLARRAALVVSSRYHPAVFAAASGVPTVGIPVDEYTTVKLTGALGTFGQSSLLPVDSLLAGTGTAVVEAARRHEPDRATLTTARAQAERWWDRVFATGA; via the coding sequence GTGAATACAGGCTCTGGACAGACGGTGGCCATCGGCGATATCGGGGTCGTCGACGGCATGATGCACATTGGGGACGAGGCCATGTTCGAGGAGTTCCTCGACCAGGCCCGCGCCCGAGGCGCCGGCGACGTCGTGGCGATCTCGGCGAATCCTTCAGAGACCGCCGAGCGCTACGGCATCCGCTCGGTCCCCCGCCTCGGATTGTCGGGGTCCCGTGACGAGATGCTCGCGCGTGCCCAGCGCATCCTGGGCGGTGACCTGGGCACGGATGACCCGGCGAGAGCTACGGTCGACGCGATCTCCACCGCGCGCCGCGTTGTCGTCACGGGCGCTGGCAACCTCGCCTCGACGTGGCCCGTGCACATCATCGAGCGCTGGGCGATCGCGATCCTCGCCGAGCGCGCCGGAGTACCGTTCATCGTCACGGGCCAGACCCTCGGGCCGGAGCTGACCGCCGCGGATGCCGCACTCCTGAGCGAACTGCTCGACACGGCGGCGCTCGTCGGCGTGCGGGAAGCGGCCTCGTTCCGACTGGCCGACACCCTCGGTGTGCCCGAGGAGCTTCTCGCCCACAATCCCGACGATGCGAGCTTTCTTGCTCTCGACAGACCGACCGCCGACACCGACGCTGCGCCCCACTGCCTCGTTTCACTGTCAACACACGTGGGGAGCGCGAGCCGCGCAGATGTTCAGTCGGCCGTTGCCGCCCTCCTCGATTCGATCGCCAATTCTGGGCTCGAAATCGTGTTCCTCGCCCATTTCGGGCCCATCGCCGGCGAGCAGCGCCGCGGTGACGTGGTCATGCACGACGCGGTGCGCGAGCGGATGACGGCGCCGTCCAGAGTCGAACCGACGGGCAGCTCTACCGAGGCCGCGTGGCTTGCCCGCCGCGCCGCGCTCGTCGTGAGCAGTCGCTACCACCCCGCTGTTTTTGCTGCCGCCAGCGGTGTGCCGACCGTCGGCATCCCGGTCGACGAGTACACCACCGTCAAGCTCACGGGGGCGCTCGGCACATTCGGTCAATCGAGCCTCCTTCCGGTCGACTCTCTCCTGGCGGGGACGGGCACGGCGGTAGTCGAAGCGGCTCGTCGCCATGAGCCTGATCGAGCCACCCTCACCACCGCGAGGGCCCAGGCCGAGCGCTGGTGGGATCGAGTTTTTGCGACGGGTGCTTAG
- a CDS encoding polymer-forming cytoskeletal protein, whose product MQNSEPEIAAGSPPLVEEMPGALVVGEDEVYSISGEHSGPVEAYGTLTVEGTLRGALTIGSLARVMVSGDIEGPVDIKVAGTLMVLPRGRIAGTITNHGSFINQGWRSGRVDGRLPDDQEGSFVAEPLPGIERFPTLPVR is encoded by the coding sequence ATGCAGAACTCTGAACCTGAGATTGCGGCGGGTTCACCACCGCTCGTCGAGGAGATGCCGGGGGCGCTCGTCGTCGGTGAAGACGAGGTCTACTCGATCTCAGGCGAGCACTCCGGCCCCGTCGAGGCATACGGAACCCTCACTGTCGAGGGAACTCTACGCGGCGCGCTCACCATTGGCAGCCTCGCACGCGTGATGGTGTCCGGCGACATCGAGGGGCCGGTCGACATCAAGGTCGCCGGCACACTCATGGTTCTGCCTCGCGGACGTATTGCTGGCACGATTACCAATCACGGATCTTTCATCAACCAGGGGTGGCGCTCCGGCCGAGTCGACGGCCGTCTGCCCGACGACCAAGAAGGCTCATTCGTAGCGGAACCACTCCCCGGCATCGAGCGATTCCCCACCCTTCCCGTCCGCTGA
- a CDS encoding LysR family transcriptional regulator produces MLNVWRLRILDVFERTGTVRATADELALSPSAVSQQLSALEAESGVALFERRGRALLLTPAGAALAERSRDVLESLDEIEAELSDARTEPTGKVRLGGFASSLSPLLIPAVRALASEHPRLEVELLEIEPREAVAALHQGRLDLAVTVDEADGTLVSPALSVTALSSDPLMAVLPAGHPLAGHSSIVLADLAGERWALDHEGTYLGDLVPRECRRAGFEPRVAGRFSSYGVLLAHVAATDSVAVLPELAVDPRMPVVARPVTALADRRIVVASRRGAAARPALRAVVDALALVARS; encoded by the coding sequence ATGCTCAACGTGTGGCGCCTGCGGATTCTCGATGTCTTCGAGCGGACGGGCACCGTACGCGCGACCGCGGACGAACTCGCGCTCAGCCCCTCCGCCGTGTCGCAACAGCTGAGCGCCCTCGAAGCGGAATCCGGCGTCGCACTCTTCGAGCGTCGCGGCCGAGCCCTCCTTCTCACTCCGGCGGGGGCCGCGCTCGCCGAGAGGTCACGCGACGTGCTCGAGAGTCTCGACGAGATCGAGGCTGAGCTATCGGATGCCCGCACCGAGCCCACCGGAAAGGTGCGGCTCGGCGGCTTCGCGAGTTCCCTCTCGCCGCTGCTCATCCCCGCGGTGCGGGCGCTCGCGTCGGAGCACCCGCGACTCGAGGTGGAACTCCTCGAGATCGAACCACGCGAAGCCGTTGCGGCGCTCCACCAGGGGCGGCTCGACCTCGCCGTCACGGTCGACGAAGCCGACGGAACACTCGTCTCGCCAGCGCTCTCGGTGACGGCGCTGTCGAGCGACCCGCTCATGGCGGTGCTTCCGGCCGGGCATCCGCTGGCCGGCCATTCGAGCATCGTGCTCGCGGATCTCGCGGGCGAGCGCTGGGCGCTCGATCACGAGGGCACCTACCTCGGCGATCTCGTGCCGCGCGAGTGTCGGCGCGCAGGGTTCGAGCCGCGTGTCGCCGGCCGCTTCTCGAGTTACGGAGTGCTCCTCGCTCACGTCGCCGCGACCGATTCCGTTGCCGTGCTGCCCGAACTCGCCGTGGACCCCCGGATGCCCGTGGTCGCCCGCCCCGTTACGGCGCTGGCCGATCGTCGCATCGTGGTGGCCTCCCGCCGCGGGGCTGCCGCGCGCCCGGCGCTGCGCGCCGTCGTGGACGCACTCGCGCTGGTCGCTCGCTCCTAG
- a CDS encoding amidohydrolase family protein: MLLVINALLVPVDDGPDVVPDSWLLIGDDGRIADRGTGTAPAVPDGTEVLDVDGKFVAPGFVSSHSHLFTSATRGLGVDQTLYGWCDSMLGFFANVSPDLMYWNTLHGSLDFLANGVTTAFDFTDPRLPWEPMIAGARSGGGELRPVEYLLRQADAKADAGIRYINAVGMDVTVGTDDEIFERLGAVVDHDAAADQSLRLKTAVFGAVQWSPRRDAAELEVEAMRRFGLVNQAHFLETREAVDVQRSKFEWYADAGALGPDLVFGHFIQTTPEIIDRAAEAGSGMSWQPASNGRLASGNADLPHILRAGMTVGVGLDDQACTDVSDPWGNMRIGIFQQRAATGDPNTMSPELMLRLHTLGSAQVLGIDDRVGSLEVGKYGDFLVVDPRRPDIGPLWHPVANYVLACGLRNLKEVYVGGKLVARDGVSTNPLAVESSAKLHEQLPIVAAQHGWPA, translated from the coding sequence ATGTTGCTCGTGATCAACGCACTCCTCGTCCCCGTCGACGACGGCCCCGATGTCGTTCCCGACTCCTGGCTGCTCATCGGCGACGACGGACGTATCGCCGACCGCGGCACGGGCACCGCGCCCGCAGTGCCCGACGGTACCGAGGTGCTCGACGTCGACGGCAAGTTCGTCGCCCCCGGCTTCGTCTCCTCGCACAGCCACCTGTTCACGAGCGCCACTCGGGGGCTTGGCGTCGACCAGACGCTCTACGGCTGGTGCGACTCCATGCTCGGGTTCTTCGCGAACGTGAGCCCCGACCTCATGTACTGGAACACCCTCCACGGTTCGCTCGACTTCCTCGCCAACGGTGTGACAACCGCGTTCGATTTCACCGACCCGAGGCTGCCGTGGGAGCCGATGATCGCAGGCGCGCGGAGCGGTGGGGGAGAGCTGCGGCCCGTCGAGTACCTGCTGCGGCAAGCCGACGCGAAAGCTGATGCGGGCATCCGTTACATCAACGCGGTCGGCATGGATGTCACGGTCGGCACCGATGACGAAATCTTCGAGCGGCTCGGTGCCGTCGTCGACCACGACGCCGCCGCCGACCAGTCCCTGCGCCTGAAGACGGCGGTGTTCGGCGCCGTGCAGTGGTCTCCGCGCCGCGACGCCGCAGAGCTCGAGGTCGAGGCGATGCGACGTTTCGGGCTCGTCAACCAGGCGCACTTCCTGGAGACGCGGGAGGCCGTCGACGTGCAGCGCAGCAAGTTCGAGTGGTACGCGGATGCCGGGGCGCTCGGCCCCGACCTCGTGTTCGGTCACTTCATCCAGACGACTCCCGAGATCATCGACCGCGCGGCCGAAGCGGGCTCCGGTATGTCGTGGCAACCCGCGTCGAACGGTCGTCTCGCCTCCGGAAACGCGGATCTGCCCCACATTCTTCGCGCCGGGATGACCGTGGGTGTCGGCCTCGACGACCAGGCCTGCACCGACGTCTCCGACCCGTGGGGCAACATGCGTATCGGCATCTTCCAGCAGCGAGCCGCCACGGGTGACCCGAACACGATGAGCCCCGAGCTCATGCTTCGGCTGCACACGCTGGGGTCGGCACAAGTCCTCGGGATCGACGATCGTGTCGGCTCCCTCGAGGTGGGTAAGTACGGCGACTTCCTGGTGGTCGACCCGCGGCGCCCCGATATCGGACCGCTGTGGCATCCGGTGGCCAACTATGTGCTCGCGTGCGGGCTGCGCAACCTGAAGGAGGTCTACGTCGGCGGCAAGCTTGTCGCACGAGACGGGGTCTCCACCAACCCGCTCGCGGTCGAATCCAGCGCAAAACTCCACGAGCAACTGCCGATCGTCGCGGCGCAGCACGGCTGGCCGGCGTAA
- a CDS encoding glycosyltransferase: MGIQTALDSIRDSERLIDALRLSDDLAFEASRNGGVRTLRVLAQTLNGDDQLAAIASVHALGQIFDDEAVNLLGSLLSSERAFIREHAAWVIGFRLPKFDAVGRLIAMVIDGGFSGMLAQRTLEQWSATASNLIGVGLEGALLGVHEPEPRARLIETISLVRRGLARRVLLRTALDRGEHEIVRVAAISALGQRPGHAGVSDALAVLAKGDDHLAHVAQLALLDISSTWNPSTDRAGLTVAQLFLNADIDAGLDQAGKGDNGGIATLLVRLGDALLAGPGSIDRVVTLSRGSVDEALQSAAALPSLTHGHGFGRIPLFSEPVSAAAAWPLRVTARRGIRRMLKAAGSVDVIHLRMADVGSLAAVDVARELGIPVVFTVAPDPHAVINSLGVAGRLTRENFGDVDEHEHFWFRSRLVQRLAANASQTVLFPRPELQRDMLELVGIDITQHPERHSIVAEGIDLGVVDAAVEEASTAASGRATTAPLQALAELLDGLPAERRDLPLIVSVGRLHRVKGMATIVESWKASGLAERANLLIVGGDLVAPSPDEQEQLDLIDAIVPRDERATHGLLLPGHQPNDTVARWVAAARFGLPGYAAPRGIYVCGSLKEEFGIALLEAMATGLLVVAPDGGGPATYVERDVTGILTQTWDAEQLGAAMVTALDLAAAEQTSDRAERSRAVVEESFTIQAMARELSNVYDHVAAAERDHRRESEGFEVTVR, translated from the coding sequence GTGGGGATTCAGACTGCGCTCGATTCGATCCGCGATTCAGAACGACTCATCGACGCCCTGCGTCTTTCGGACGATCTCGCGTTCGAAGCAAGCCGCAACGGGGGTGTACGCACTCTGCGCGTCCTCGCGCAGACGCTCAACGGTGACGACCAGCTCGCCGCCATTGCCTCGGTGCACGCGCTCGGCCAGATCTTCGACGACGAAGCCGTGAACCTCTTGGGGTCACTCCTCTCGAGCGAACGCGCCTTCATCCGCGAACACGCAGCGTGGGTCATTGGGTTCCGCCTACCGAAGTTCGATGCGGTCGGCCGCCTCATCGCCATGGTCATCGATGGCGGATTCTCGGGGATGCTCGCCCAGCGCACCCTCGAGCAGTGGAGCGCAACGGCATCCAACCTCATCGGTGTCGGGCTCGAGGGAGCCCTTCTCGGAGTGCACGAGCCCGAGCCGCGGGCGAGGCTCATCGAGACCATCAGCCTCGTGCGTCGCGGACTGGCGCGTCGGGTGCTCCTCAGAACGGCGTTGGATCGAGGCGAGCACGAAATCGTGCGGGTTGCGGCCATCTCGGCGCTGGGTCAGCGGCCCGGCCATGCCGGCGTGAGCGATGCGCTCGCCGTGCTCGCCAAGGGCGACGATCACCTCGCGCACGTGGCCCAACTCGCGCTCCTCGACATCTCGTCGACGTGGAATCCGAGCACGGATCGTGCGGGACTCACCGTCGCGCAGCTCTTCCTGAACGCCGACATCGACGCCGGCCTCGACCAGGCGGGCAAGGGTGACAACGGCGGCATCGCGACCCTGCTCGTGCGACTCGGCGACGCGCTCCTCGCCGGGCCAGGCTCCATCGACCGTGTCGTCACCCTTTCCCGGGGGAGCGTCGACGAGGCGCTGCAGAGCGCGGCCGCACTCCCGTCCCTGACACACGGTCACGGCTTCGGGCGTATTCCGTTGTTCAGCGAGCCCGTATCGGCAGCTGCGGCGTGGCCGCTGCGGGTCACGGCTCGCCGCGGCATCCGTCGCATGCTCAAAGCTGCGGGGAGTGTCGACGTCATTCACCTGCGGATGGCCGATGTCGGGAGTCTCGCTGCGGTCGATGTGGCGCGCGAGCTCGGTATCCCCGTCGTCTTCACGGTCGCGCCAGATCCTCACGCGGTCATCAACTCGCTGGGTGTCGCGGGTCGACTCACCCGCGAAAACTTCGGTGACGTCGACGAGCACGAGCATTTCTGGTTCCGCTCGCGACTCGTGCAGCGTCTCGCGGCGAACGCATCGCAAACGGTGCTCTTCCCCCGTCCGGAATTGCAGCGCGACATGCTCGAACTCGTCGGCATCGACATCACGCAGCATCCGGAGCGCCACAGCATCGTGGCCGAAGGCATCGACCTTGGAGTGGTGGATGCCGCGGTCGAGGAGGCGTCAACCGCAGCGAGCGGCCGCGCCACCACAGCCCCGCTGCAGGCGCTCGCGGAGCTGCTCGACGGCCTGCCCGCGGAACGCCGCGACCTGCCGCTCATCGTGAGTGTCGGCCGCCTGCACAGGGTCAAGGGAATGGCGACGATCGTCGAATCGTGGAAGGCGAGTGGTCTCGCCGAGCGCGCGAACCTCCTCATTGTCGGCGGGGACCTCGTGGCTCCCTCGCCGGACGAGCAGGAACAACTCGACCTCATCGACGCGATCGTTCCCCGTGACGAACGGGCTACGCACGGACTGCTCTTGCCGGGTCATCAGCCCAACGACACCGTCGCGCGGTGGGTCGCCGCGGCACGATTCGGCCTGCCGGGTTACGCAGCGCCGAGAGGCATCTACGTGTGCGGGAGCCTCAAAGAAGAATTCGGAATCGCCCTACTCGAGGCCATGGCCACGGGGCTACTCGTGGTCGCACCCGACGGCGGTGGACCGGCGACCTACGTCGAGCGTGACGTCACGGGCATCCTCACGCAGACGTGGGACGCCGAACAGCTCGGCGCGGCGATGGTGACCGCGCTCGACCTCGCCGCCGCCGAGCAGACGAGCGACCGCGCGGAGCGTTCGCGTGCCGTCGTGGAGGAGAGCTTCACGATCCAAGCGATGGCTCGTGAGCTTTCGAATGTGTACGACCACGTTGCGGCCGCCGAGCGTGATCACCGACGGGAGTCCGAAGGCTTCGAGGTGACGGTGCGGTGA
- a CDS encoding aspartate aminotransferase family protein — protein sequence MTDTFWQDVDRHVLRYGASFVPEIITRAEGSFVYTEGGRRILDFTSGQMSSILGHSHPDIVATVQRQVASLDHLYSGMLSRPVVDLARRLAESLPESLSKVMLLTTGAEANEAAIRLAKLVTGKHEIVSFARSWHGMTAAAAAATYSAGRKGYGPTAPGNIAIPVADRFRPDFVDADGELDWRTQLDVAFALVDAQSTGSLAACIVEPILSSGGIIELPLGYLAALKEKCVERGMLLILDEAQTGLARTGTMYAFERDGVAPDILTLSKTLGAGLPLAAVITSEEIEREAYERGFLFFTTHVSDPLVAAVGNTVLDVIERDGLVDRATQLGSRLREGLLGIQSRHPVVGDVRGRGLLQGIELFVDRDDPASSDALGVAVTRRCLELGLHMNIVQLPGIGGTFRIAPPLTSTDGELDLGLGILEQAIDETVSALA from the coding sequence ATGACCGACACTTTCTGGCAGGACGTCGACCGCCACGTGCTGAGATACGGCGCTTCCTTTGTACCCGAGATCATCACGCGCGCAGAGGGCAGCTTCGTGTACACCGAGGGCGGACGCCGCATCCTCGACTTCACGTCGGGGCAAATGAGTTCCATCCTCGGTCACTCGCATCCCGACATCGTGGCGACGGTGCAGCGACAGGTCGCGAGCCTCGACCACCTGTACAGCGGGATGCTCTCGCGACCCGTTGTCGACCTTGCGCGCCGGCTCGCCGAGTCACTACCGGAGTCCCTCAGCAAGGTGATGCTGCTCACGACGGGCGCCGAAGCCAACGAGGCCGCCATTCGACTGGCCAAGCTCGTCACGGGCAAACACGAGATCGTGTCCTTCGCGCGATCCTGGCACGGGATGACTGCTGCCGCAGCGGCAGCGACCTACAGCGCGGGGCGCAAAGGCTACGGACCGACGGCGCCCGGCAACATCGCGATTCCCGTAGCCGATCGCTTCCGTCCGGACTTCGTCGACGCCGACGGTGAACTCGACTGGCGCACGCAACTCGACGTCGCCTTCGCCCTCGTCGACGCCCAGTCGACCGGGAGCCTCGCCGCGTGCATCGTCGAGCCCATCCTGTCGTCGGGCGGCATCATCGAGCTTCCTCTCGGCTACCTTGCTGCCCTCAAGGAGAAATGCGTGGAACGCGGGATGCTCCTCATCCTCGACGAGGCACAGACGGGCCTTGCGCGCACGGGAACGATGTACGCCTTCGAGCGCGACGGGGTCGCCCCGGACATCCTGACCCTGTCCAAGACGCTCGGCGCGGGCCTACCGCTAGCGGCGGTCATCACCTCCGAGGAGATCGAGCGCGAGGCGTACGAGCGCGGCTTCCTGTTCTTCACAACCCACGTCTCCGACCCGCTCGTCGCCGCGGTCGGAAACACCGTGCTCGATGTCATTGAGCGCGATGGGCTCGTCGACCGGGCCACGCAACTCGGCTCTCGACTCCGCGAGGGACTACTCGGCATCCAGTCACGGCACCCGGTGGTCGGAGACGTTCGCGGGCGCGGCCTGCTGCAGGGCATCGAACTTTTCGTCGACCGCGATGATCCCGCGAGCTCGGATGCCCTGGGCGTTGCCGTGACCCGCCGCTGCCTCGAACTCGGCCTCCACATGAACATCGTGCAACTGCCCGGCATCGGCGGCACGTTCCGCATCGCGCCACCCCTCACGAGCACGGATGGGGAACTCGACCTGGGTCTCGGCATCCTGGAACAGGCCATCGACGAGACAGTCTCCGCGCTCGCTTAG
- a CDS encoding YoaK family protein yields the protein MKTLSPAQFVGAASLSALAGFVDAIAFIYLGGFFVSFMSGNTTVGSVELAQGGDWAPAFLIVAAFVIGVIAGTVITRVASRPAPWVLAAVTLLLLVGTLLTGMGLPTVVPAVLIAAGMGAINTVFARDGGPALGLTYMTGALVKMAQELVSAFTGGSRTAWLRQLALWSAIAIGAIAGALAYGAIGITAMWSAVVGAVAAVVIAAIAARRA from the coding sequence ATGAAGACCCTCTCCCCCGCCCAATTCGTCGGCGCTGCCTCGCTTTCGGCGCTCGCGGGATTCGTGGATGCCATCGCCTTCATCTACCTCGGCGGCTTCTTCGTCTCGTTTATGAGCGGCAACACGACCGTCGGCAGCGTCGAGTTGGCGCAGGGTGGTGATTGGGCTCCGGCCTTCCTCATCGTTGCTGCGTTTGTCATCGGGGTCATCGCGGGCACCGTCATCACGCGCGTGGCCTCCCGACCTGCGCCCTGGGTGCTGGCGGCCGTGACGCTCCTACTCCTGGTCGGCACCCTCCTCACGGGTATGGGCCTGCCCACCGTCGTGCCGGCGGTGCTCATCGCAGCGGGGATGGGCGCTATCAACACCGTCTTCGCCCGGGACGGCGGCCCAGCCCTCGGGCTCACCTACATGACGGGAGCTCTCGTCAAGATGGCGCAAGAACTCGTCTCCGCGTTCACGGGCGGGAGCCGAACGGCGTGGCTTCGACAACTGGCTTTGTGGTCCGCCATCGCGATCGGAGCCATCGCTGGCGCGCTCGCGTACGGAGCGATTGGCATCACGGCGATGTGGAGTGCCGTTGTTGGCGCGGTCGCCGCGGTCGTCATCGCGGCCATCGCCGCGCGGCGGGCCTAG
- a CDS encoding nucleotide disphospho-sugar-binding domain-containing protein, whose translation MTLLVISPDYASHLLPLATLATSWRDAGERVVVATGPATAAIVESFGYERIDLRLGRGSNPGTIKPEDQPPGEDDALRGFFDATRLGMIETLEFQARARLTDLMWQPVETARAVLAVIEAVRPTAIIVDHLAFSARLAMVAGRIAHVDVVLGHPSALPSLDEVYGFPPAWPAAFTPSAGELAELRALCDEVSANFTAEWNGALSVLAPELPASPSAFEEHGDLVLYNYPGELSPAERPLPPHVFLGSAVREEPADDEVAAWIGASGEPFVYVSFGSFLSVRGDVLGRVADALRERGLRAAIATGSSSPDVLGAVPGDWLVRGFLPQVTLLRSASAAVTHAGNNSVTEALTFGVPLVALPFSTDQFAGAAALEQNGYGVALAPNTATVAELAGALDRVLGMPRDALNALSRSLRYAPGASRAREAVTSWSIDSGLDAASR comes from the coding sequence GTGACGCTCCTCGTCATCAGCCCCGACTACGCCTCGCACCTCCTTCCGCTGGCGACACTCGCCACGTCGTGGCGGGACGCGGGGGAGCGAGTTGTCGTGGCCACGGGCCCGGCCACGGCCGCGATCGTGGAGTCGTTCGGCTACGAGCGCATCGACCTGCGGCTCGGTCGTGGATCCAACCCCGGCACGATCAAGCCGGAGGACCAGCCACCCGGGGAAGACGATGCCCTTCGTGGTTTCTTCGACGCCACCAGGCTCGGGATGATCGAAACCCTCGAGTTTCAGGCCAGGGCACGCCTCACCGACCTCATGTGGCAACCGGTCGAGACGGCGCGGGCCGTCCTCGCCGTGATCGAGGCGGTGCGACCGACGGCGATCATCGTGGATCACCTCGCGTTCAGCGCGCGCCTCGCCATGGTTGCGGGGCGTATCGCCCACGTGGATGTTGTGCTCGGGCATCCGTCGGCACTGCCCTCCCTCGACGAGGTGTACGGTTTTCCGCCCGCGTGGCCCGCGGCATTCACCCCGAGTGCAGGTGAGCTCGCCGAGCTGCGTGCGCTGTGCGACGAGGTGAGTGCGAACTTCACCGCGGAGTGGAATGGCGCGCTCTCAGTGCTCGCGCCCGAGCTGCCAGCTTCGCCGAGCGCCTTTGAGGAGCACGGCGACCTCGTGCTCTACAACTACCCCGGCGAGCTGTCGCCCGCTGAGCGACCGCTACCGCCGCACGTCTTCCTCGGGTCCGCCGTGCGCGAGGAACCCGCCGACGACGAGGTGGCGGCGTGGATCGGGGCATCCGGCGAGCCCTTCGTCTACGTGAGCTTCGGCAGTTTCCTATCCGTGCGCGGCGATGTTCTCGGGCGTGTGGCGGATGCCCTCCGCGAGCGTGGGCTGCGTGCGGCGATCGCGACCGGATCGTCCTCGCCCGACGTTCTCGGCGCGGTGCCCGGCGACTGGCTCGTGCGGGGATTCCTGCCCCAGGTCACTCTCTTGCGATCGGCGTCGGCCGCCGTAACGCACGCCGGCAACAACTCCGTCACCGAGGCACTGACGTTCGGTGTACCGCTCGTCGCTCTGCCGTTCTCCACCGACCAGTTCGCCGGGGCCGCTGCCCTCGAGCAGAACGGGTACGGCGTGGCACTCGCGCCCAACACGGCCACGGTCGCAGAACTCGCGGGTGCCCTCGATCGCGTGCTCGGGATGCCGCGTGACGCGCTCAACGCGCTGTCGCGGTCGCTCCGCTACGCGCCGGGAGCCAGTCGCGCGCGCGAAGCCGTCACGAGCTGGAGCATCGACTCCGGGCTCGACGCTGCCTCGCGGTAG